The Pseudomonas sp. FP2309 genome has a window encoding:
- a CDS encoding efflux RND transporter periplasmic adaptor subunit: MKRLTVVLAASLLLMACSKQEPAPEPVRPVLSIEVKAEDQETLGRFAGTIQARYESNLGFRVPGRIARRAVDVGAEVEKGALLAVLDPTDQQNQLRAAQGDLARVQAQFINAQANARRQQELFNRGVGAQAQLDIAQTDLKTTQASLDQARASVNQARDQLNYAELRTDHAGIVTAWNAEAGQVVSAGQQVVTLARPDIKEAVIDLPAGLAERLPPDVVFLVAGQLDPGVNTTAVVREIEPQAQSATRTRRARLTLSDTPAAFRLGSAISVTLSSAIAPRLEVPLSALQEVDGKTRLWLLDTHTQTVQPREVSVVSRDADSALLDNGVKPGERVVTAGVNSLTPGQKVKIDEDSPR, encoded by the coding sequence ATGAAGCGTCTGACGGTTGTGCTCGCCGCCAGCCTGTTATTGATGGCGTGCTCCAAGCAAGAACCGGCGCCCGAGCCCGTGCGGCCGGTGTTGTCCATTGAAGTGAAAGCCGAAGACCAGGAAACCCTCGGCCGCTTCGCCGGCACCATCCAGGCGCGCTACGAAAGCAACCTGGGCTTTCGCGTGCCAGGGCGCATCGCCCGTCGCGCTGTGGATGTGGGCGCCGAAGTGGAGAAGGGCGCCTTGCTCGCCGTGCTCGACCCCACCGACCAGCAGAACCAATTGCGCGCTGCCCAGGGCGATCTGGCCAGGGTCCAGGCGCAATTTATCAACGCCCAGGCCAACGCCCGCCGTCAGCAGGAACTGTTCAACCGGGGCGTCGGCGCTCAGGCCCAATTGGATATCGCCCAGACCGACCTGAAAACCACCCAGGCTTCCCTCGACCAGGCCCGTGCCTCGGTCAACCAGGCCAGGGACCAGCTCAACTACGCCGAACTGCGCACCGACCATGCCGGCATTGTCACCGCCTGGAATGCCGAGGCCGGCCAGGTGGTCAGCGCCGGTCAGCAAGTGGTGACCCTGGCCCGCCCGGACATCAAGGAAGCGGTGATCGACCTGCCCGCCGGCCTCGCCGAGCGCCTGCCGCCCGACGTGGTGTTCCTGGTGGCCGGGCAACTGGATCCCGGCGTCAACACCACCGCCGTGGTGCGCGAGATCGAACCCCAGGCCCAAAGCGCCACCCGTACCCGCCGCGCCCGCCTGACCCTCAGCGACACGCCCGCCGCGTTCCGCCTGGGCAGCGCGATCAGCGTGACCTTGAGCTCTGCCATCGCGCCGCGCCTGGAAGTGCCTCTCAGTGCGTTGCAGGAGGTCGACGGCAAAACCCGCCTGTGGCTGCTCGACACCCACACCCAGACCGTGCAACCGCGTGAAGTGAGCGTGGTCAGCCGCGACGCCGACAGCGCGTTGCTCGATAACGGCGTCAAGCCCGGCGAACGGGTGGTGACCGCTGGCGTGAACAGCCTGACACCCGGGCAAAAAGTCAAAATCGACGAGGACAGCCCGCGATGA
- a CDS encoding efflux RND transporter permease subunit → MKGRFNLSDWALKHQSFVWYLMFVALLMGVFSYMNLGREEDPSFTIKTMVIQTRWPGATQEETLKQVTDRIEKKLEELDALDYVKSYTRPGESTVFVFLKDTTSAKAIPETWYQVRKKIDDIRGSFPQGLQGPSFNDEFGDVFGSVYAFTGDGLSMRQLRDYVEQVRAEIRAVPGLGKVEMIGQQDEVIYLNFSTRKLAALGIDQRQVVQSLQSQNAVTPAGVIEAGPERISVRTSGQFASEKDLANVNLRLNDRFYRLADIAEISRGYVDPARPMFRFNGKPAIGLAIAMQKGGNIQSFGKALHTRMDELTADLPVGVGVHKVSDQAEVVEEAVGGFTSALFEAVIIVLVVSFISLGMRAGLVVACSIPLVLALVFVFMEYSGITMQRVSLGALIIALGLLVDDAMITVEMMITRLEKGETKEQAATYAYTSTAFPMLTGTLVTVAGFVPIGLNASSAGEYTFTLFAVIAVAMLVSWVVAVLFAPVLGVHILSAKVKPHDAEPGRVGRAFNGGMLWAMRNRWWAIGITVALFVASVFSMQFVQNQFFPSSDRPEVLVDLNLPQNASINETRKAVDRLEAIIKDDPDIARWSTYIGQGAIRFYLPLDQQLENPYYAQLVIVSKGLEERGALIARLQKRLRDDFVGIGSFVQPLEMGPPVGRPIQYRVSGKDTDQVRKHAIELATLLDKNTHLGEIIYDWNEPGKVLRIDIAQDKARQLGLSSEDVAQLMNSVVSGASVTQVHDDIYLINVVGRAEDAERGTPETLQNLQIVTPNGTSIPLLAFATVRYELEQPLVWRRDRKPTITIKASVRDEMQPTDLVKQLKPEIDQFSAGLPVGYRVDTGGTVEESGKAQGPIASVVPLMLFLMATFLMIQLHSVQKMFLVASVAPLGLIGVVLALIPTGTPMGFVAILGILALIGIIIRNSVILVTQIHEYEVAGYTPWDAVVEATEHRRRPILLTAAAASLGMIPIAREVFWGPMAYAMIGGIIIATLLTLLFLPALYVAWYRIREPKQDPQEKRG, encoded by the coding sequence ATGAAAGGACGCTTCAACTTATCCGACTGGGCCCTCAAGCATCAGTCCTTCGTGTGGTACCTGATGTTCGTCGCCCTGCTGATGGGCGTGTTCTCCTACATGAACCTGGGGCGCGAGGAAGACCCCTCGTTCACCATCAAAACCATGGTGATCCAGACCCGCTGGCCGGGCGCGACCCAGGAAGAAACCCTTAAGCAAGTCACCGACCGCATCGAGAAAAAACTCGAAGAGCTCGACGCCCTCGACTACGTCAAAAGCTACACCCGGCCGGGCGAGTCCACGGTGTTCGTGTTCCTCAAGGACACCACCAGCGCCAAGGCCATTCCAGAGACCTGGTATCAGGTCCGCAAAAAGATCGACGACATTCGCGGCTCCTTCCCCCAGGGCCTGCAGGGACCGTCGTTTAACGACGAGTTCGGGGACGTGTTCGGCTCGGTGTATGCGTTTACCGGCGATGGTCTGTCGATGCGCCAACTGCGTGACTATGTGGAGCAGGTGCGCGCCGAGATCCGCGCGGTGCCGGGGTTGGGCAAGGTCGAGATGATCGGCCAGCAGGACGAAGTGATTTACCTGAATTTTTCCACGCGCAAACTGGCGGCCCTGGGCATCGACCAGCGTCAAGTGGTGCAGAGCCTGCAATCGCAGAACGCGGTGACGCCCGCCGGGGTGATCGAAGCCGGGCCGGAGCGGATTTCCGTGCGCACGTCGGGGCAATTCGCCTCGGAGAAGGACCTGGCCAACGTCAACCTGCGCCTCAATGACCGCTTCTATCGCCTGGCGGACATCGCCGAGATCAGCCGTGGCTACGTCGACCCGGCGCGGCCGATGTTCCGTTTCAATGGCAAACCGGCGATCGGCCTGGCGATTGCGATGCAGAAGGGCGGCAACATCCAGTCGTTCGGCAAGGCGCTGCACACGCGCATGGACGAACTGACCGCCGATCTGCCGGTGGGCGTTGGCGTGCACAAGGTGTCCGATCAGGCCGAAGTGGTGGAAGAGGCCGTCGGCGGCTTTACCAGCGCGTTGTTCGAAGCGGTGATCATCGTGCTGGTGGTGAGTTTTATCAGCCTCGGTATGCGTGCCGGGCTGGTGGTGGCGTGTTCGATTCCACTGGTGCTGGCCTTGGTGTTCGTGTTCATGGAGTACAGCGGCATCACCATGCAGCGCGTGTCGCTCGGTGCATTGATCATTGCCCTCGGCCTGTTGGTGGACGATGCGATGATCACCGTGGAAATGATGATCACGCGCCTGGAAAAGGGCGAGACCAAAGAACAGGCGGCGACCTACGCCTACACCTCGACCGCGTTCCCGATGCTCACCGGCACACTGGTGACCGTGGCCGGCTTTGTGCCGATCGGCCTCAACGCCAGTTCGGCGGGTGAATACACCTTCACCCTGTTCGCGGTGATTGCCGTGGCGATGCTGGTGTCGTGGGTGGTGGCGGTGCTGTTTGCGCCGGTGCTGGGCGTGCATATCCTCAGCGCCAAGGTCAAACCCCACGACGCCGAACCGGGGCGCGTCGGCCGCGCTTTCAATGGCGGCATGCTGTGGGCCATGCGCAACCGCTGGTGGGCGATCGGCATCACGGTGGCGCTGTTTGTCGCGTCGGTGTTCTCGATGCAGTTCGTACAGAACCAGTTTTTCCCGTCGTCGGACCGCCCGGAAGTGCTTGTCGACCTCAACCTGCCGCAAAACGCCTCGATCAACGAGACGCGCAAGGCCGTCGACCGCCTCGAAGCGATCATCAAGGACGACCCGGACATCGCGCGCTGGAGCACCTATATCGGCCAGGGCGCGATCCGTTTCTACCTGCCCCTCGACCAGCAGTTGGAAAACCCCTACTACGCGCAGTTGGTCATCGTCAGTAAAGGCCTGGAAGAGCGCGGCGCGTTGATTGCGCGCCTGCAAAAACGCCTGCGCGATGACTTCGTGGGCATCGGCAGCTTTGTGCAGCCGCTGGAAATGGGGCCGCCGGTGGGGCGGCCGATTCAGTATCGCGTGTCCGGTAAAGACACCGATCAGGTGCGCAAGCACGCGATCGAACTGGCGACGCTGCTGGACAAAAACACCCATTTGGGCGAGATCATTTACGACTGGAACGAGCCGGGCAAAGTCCTGCGCATCGACATCGCCCAGGACAAGGCGCGGCAATTGGGGTTGTCGTCCGAAGACGTGGCGCAGTTGATGAACAGTGTGGTCAGCGGTGCCTCGGTGACCCAGGTGCATGACGATATCTACCTGATCAACGTGGTCGGCCGCGCCGAAGACGCCGAACGCGGCACGCCGGAGACCTTGCAGAACCTGCAGATCGTTACGCCCAACGGCACCTCGATCCCGTTGTTGGCCTTCGCCACCGTGCGTTACGAACTGGAGCAGCCGCTGGTGTGGCGCCGTGACCGCAAGCCGACCATTACCATCAAGGCTTCGGTGCGGGATGAGATGCAGCCGACCGACCTGGTCAAGCAGCTCAAACCCGAGATCGACCAATTCAGCGCGGGCCTGCCGGTGGGCTACCGGGTCGACACTGGCGGCACCGTGGAAGAAAGCGGCAAGGCCCAGGGTCCGATTGCCAGCGTAGTGCCGTTGATGCTGTTCCTGATGGCAACCTTCCTGATGATCCAGTTGCACAGCGTGCAGAAGATGTTTCTGGTGGCGAGTGTCGCGCCGCTGGGACTGATTGGCGTGGTGCTGGCGTTGATCCCCACCGGCACGCCCATGGGCTTTGTGGCGATCCTGGGGATTCTGGCGCTGATCGGCATCATCATCCGCAACTCGGTGATTCTGGTGACGCAGATTCACGAGTATGAAGTGGCCGGCTACACGCCGTGGGATGCGGTGGTGGAAGCCACCGAGCACCGGCGTCGTCCGATCCTGCTCACCGCAGCGGCGGCGAGCCTGGGCATGATCCCGATTGCGCGAGAAGTGTTCTGGGGGCCGATGGCCTACGCGATGATCGGCGGGATCATCATCGCGACCTTGCTGACCCTGCTGTTCCTGCCGGCGCTGTATGTGGCCTGGTACAGGATCCGCGAACCGAAGCAGGACCCGCAGGAAAAACGCGGTTAA
- a CDS encoding bifunctional 2-polyprenyl-6-hydroxyphenol methylase/3-demethylubiquinol 3-O-methyltransferase UbiG codes for MTLKPDDLDQITSTTLGHYNTVAEDFREGTRDHDVTQNIDALLRHIQGTPPFTVLDFGCGPGRDLQTFTRMGHIAVGLDGSERFAQMAREDSGCEVLQQDFLKLDLPAARFDGIFANAVLFHIPRQELPRVLKQLHGALKAGGVLFSSNPRGENQEGWNGPRYGAYHDLAAWQALLTAAGFVELEHYYRPAGLPREQQPWLASVWRKS; via the coding sequence ATGACCCTCAAGCCCGATGACCTCGACCAGATCACGTCCACCACCCTCGGCCACTACAACACGGTGGCCGAGGACTTCCGTGAAGGCACCCGCGACCACGATGTAACCCAGAACATCGACGCGTTATTGCGGCATATCCAGGGCACCCCTCCGTTTACCGTGCTGGATTTCGGCTGCGGACCGGGGCGGGATTTGCAAACCTTCACGCGCATGGGCCACATCGCCGTGGGGCTCGACGGCTCCGAGCGGTTTGCGCAGATGGCACGCGAAGACAGCGGTTGCGAAGTATTGCAGCAGGACTTCCTCAAACTGGATTTACCGGCGGCGCGCTTTGACGGGATCTTCGCCAATGCAGTGCTGTTTCATATTCCCAGGCAGGAACTGCCACGGGTGCTCAAGCAGTTGCACGGGGCTCTGAAAGCGGGCGGCGTGCTGTTCAGCTCCAACCCGCGTGGCGAGAACCAGGAAGGTTGGAACGGGCCGCGTTATGGCGCCTATCACGACCTGGCAGCATGGCAAGCGTTACTGACCGCCGCCGGATTTGTCGAGCTGGAACACTACTACCGGCCCGCCGGACTGCCGCGTGAGCAGCAGCCATGGCTGGCGAGCGTCTGGCGCAAATCCTAG
- a CDS encoding methionine ABC transporter permease, which translates to MWFDRLVQGAIDTLLMVGVSSLIALLVGIPLAVFLVTSDKGGIYQAPALNRVLGAFVNLFRSIPFLILMVALIPFTRLIVGTTYGVWAAVVPLTIAATPFFARIAEVSLREVDHGLIEAAQAMGCRRRHIIWHVLLPEALPGIVGGFTITLVTMINSSAMAGAIGAGGLGDIAYRYGYQRFDTQIMLTVIVLLVVLVAVIQLGGDRLARVLNKR; encoded by the coding sequence ATGTGGTTTGATCGTTTAGTACAGGGCGCCATCGACACCTTATTGATGGTCGGCGTGTCGTCGTTGATCGCGTTGCTGGTGGGGATTCCCCTGGCGGTGTTTCTGGTGACCAGCGACAAGGGCGGCATCTACCAGGCCCCGGCGTTGAACCGCGTGCTGGGAGCTTTCGTCAATCTGTTCCGCTCGATTCCGTTTTTGATTCTGATGGTGGCGCTGATCCCGTTCACCCGGCTGATCGTCGGCACCACCTACGGCGTGTGGGCGGCGGTGGTGCCGCTGACCATCGCCGCCACGCCGTTCTTTGCCCGCATCGCCGAGGTGAGCCTGCGCGAGGTCGATCACGGCCTGATCGAAGCGGCGCAGGCCATGGGCTGCCGGCGCCGGCACATCATTTGGCATGTGCTGCTGCCCGAAGCGCTGCCGGGGATTGTCGGCGGATTTACCATCACCCTGGTGACCATGATCAACTCGTCGGCCATGGCCGGCGCGATTGGCGCCGGTGGCCTGGGCGACATTGCCTACCGCTATGGCTATCAGCGCTTTGATACGCAGATCATGCTCACGGTGATCGTGTTGCTGGTGGTGCTGGTGGCGGTGATCCAACTGGGCGGTGATCGCCTGGCGCGGGTGCTGAACAAGCGGTGA
- a CDS encoding methionine ABC transporter ATP-binding protein, with translation MSAANARLRDLGTAPRDAEHTELHPQLNRAHVRFINLGKTYDGRVQALQGIDLAIQRGEVFGIIGRSGAGKSSLIRTINRLEQPSSGRVLIDQVDIGDFDEDHLVALRRRIGMIFQHFNLMSAKTVWQNVELPLKVAGVPKLQREQKVRELLELVGLQDKHTAYPAQLSGGQKQRVGIARSLVHDPEILLCDEATSALDPETTQSILGLLREINRRLGLTIVLITHEMAVIRDICDRVVVLEHGRIVEQGPVWEVFGNPRHEVSKTLLAPLQHGLPEELQRRLHATAPTPDAAVVLRLQLTGSASDEPDLAALFSALGGRVRLLQGGVERIQGHALGQLLLAVSGSSHGADELRNRAANWAHQVEVLGYVV, from the coding sequence ATGAGTGCCGCCAACGCCCGACTGCGCGACCTGGGCACCGCGCCCAGAGACGCCGAGCACACAGAACTGCACCCGCAGCTGAACCGCGCCCACGTGCGTTTTATCAACCTGGGCAAGACCTACGACGGCCGCGTGCAAGCATTGCAAGGCATCGACCTGGCGATCCAACGCGGCGAGGTGTTCGGCATCATCGGCCGTAGCGGCGCCGGCAAATCGTCGCTGATCCGCACCATCAACCGCCTGGAGCAACCCAGCAGCGGGCGCGTATTGATCGATCAGGTGGACATCGGCGACTTCGACGAAGACCACTTGGTGGCGCTGCGCCGGCGCATCGGCATGATCTTCCAGCACTTCAACCTGATGTCGGCCAAGACGGTGTGGCAGAACGTCGAGTTGCCGCTGAAAGTCGCCGGCGTGCCCAAGCTGCAGCGTGAGCAAAAGGTGCGCGAGCTGCTGGAGCTGGTGGGTTTGCAGGACAAGCACACGGCCTACCCGGCGCAGCTGTCCGGCGGGCAGAAACAACGAGTGGGCATCGCCCGTTCGCTGGTGCACGACCCCGAGATTCTGCTGTGCGACGAGGCCACCTCGGCGCTGGACCCGGAAACCACCCAATCGATCCTCGGCCTGCTGCGCGAGATCAACCGGCGCCTGGGCCTGACCATCGTGCTGATCACCCATGAAATGGCGGTGATTCGCGACATCTGCGACCGCGTGGTAGTGCTGGAACACGGGCGCATCGTCGAGCAGGGCCCGGTGTGGGAAGTGTTCGGCAACCCGCGCCATGAGGTCAGCAAAACCCTGCTGGCGCCGTTGCAACACGGGCTGCCGGAAGAGCTGCAACGTCGTTTGCACGCCACCGCGCCAACGCCCGACGCCGCCGTAGTGCTGCGCTTGCAGCTCACCGGCAGCGCCAGCGATGAGCCCGACCTGGCCGCGTTGTTCAGCGCCCTCGGTGGGCGCGTGCGTTTGCTGCAAGGCGGCGTGGAGCGCATCCAGGGGCATGCCCTGGGGCAATTGCTGCTGGCGGTGAGTGGTTCGAGCCACGGCGCCGACGAGTTGCGCAACCGTGCCGCGAACTGGGCACACCAGGTGGAGGTGCTGGGTTATGTGGTTTGA
- a CDS encoding MetQ/NlpA family ABC transporter substrate-binding protein has translation MKKTLLNNPVKALALALGVFSSAVFAADAPLKVGTTAAFAIPLEAAVAEAGKQGLKVELVEFTDWIAPNVSLAAGDIDVNYFQHIPFLENAKAAAGFDLVPYAPGIINNVGLYSKRYKSFKDLPEGASVAIANDPINSGRGLQLLAKAGLISLKPGVGYKATEEDIVANPKQLKILQVEAVQLVRAYDDADLVQGYPAYIRLSKTFDAESALLFDGLDHPEYVIQFVIQPKSKTDPRVIQFVDIYQHSPVVRAALDKSLGKLYQVGWEAKK, from the coding sequence ATGAAAAAGACATTGCTCAATAACCCAGTCAAGGCACTGGCCCTGGCCCTCGGCGTATTCAGCTCAGCGGTGTTCGCCGCCGATGCGCCGCTCAAAGTCGGCACCACCGCCGCCTTCGCGATCCCCCTGGAAGCCGCCGTAGCCGAGGCCGGCAAGCAGGGCCTGAAGGTCGAGCTGGTGGAATTCACCGACTGGATCGCGCCCAACGTCAGCCTGGCGGCCGGCGATATCGACGTGAACTACTTCCAGCACATCCCGTTCCTGGAAAACGCCAAAGCCGCCGCCGGGTTTGACCTGGTGCCGTACGCGCCAGGCATCATCAACAATGTCGGGCTGTATTCGAAGCGCTACAAAAGCTTCAAAGACCTGCCTGAAGGCGCCAGCGTGGCCATCGCCAACGACCCGATCAACAGCGGGCGCGGCCTGCAACTGCTGGCCAAGGCCGGGCTGATCAGCCTCAAACCAGGCGTGGGCTACAAGGCCACCGAAGAAGACATCGTCGCCAACCCGAAGCAGCTCAAGATCCTGCAAGTGGAAGCCGTGCAACTGGTGCGCGCCTATGACGATGCCGACCTGGTGCAGGGCTACCCGGCGTATATCCGCCTGTCCAAGACCTTCGATGCCGAGTCGGCGCTGCTGTTCGACGGCCTCGACCACCCGGAGTACGTGATCCAATTCGTGATCCAGCCCAAAAGCAAAACCGATCCACGGGTGATCCAGTTCGTCGACATCTACCAGCACTCGCCGGTGGTGCGCGCCGCGCTGGATAAATCCCTGGGCAAACTCTACCAAGTCGGCTGGGAAGCAAAAAAATGA
- a CDS encoding LLM class flavin-dependent oxidoreductase, translating to MAKKKILLNAFNMNCIGHINHGLWTHPRDTSTQYKTLEYWTDLAQTLERGLFDGLFIADIVGVYDVYQNSIEVPLKESIQLPVNDPLLLVSAMAAVTRNLGFGLTANLTYEPPYLFARRMSTLDHLSRGRVGWNIVTGYLDSAAKAMGLTEQVEHDRRYDQADEYLQVLYKLWEGSWEDDAVINDPAQRVYAQPGKVHKVEHHGEFYQVQGYHLCEPSPQRTPVLFQAGSSDRGLLFAGQHAECVFISGQNKASTKVQVDKVRASALAAGRNPDDIKVFMGLNVIVGATEELAWAKHAEYLSYASAEAGVAHFSASTAIDFSQYALNEPIQYVKSNAIQSATRHLQNNDWTRRKLLEQHALGGRYITLVGSPEQVADELESWISETGLDGFNLTRIVTPESYVDFIDLVVPELQRRGSYKTAYEPGTLREKVFHAGARLPEQHTGSTYRH from the coding sequence ATGGCGAAGAAAAAAATCCTGCTCAATGCGTTCAACATGAACTGCATCGGGCATATCAACCACGGCCTGTGGACCCATCCACGGGACACGTCCACGCAGTACAAAACCCTCGAGTACTGGACCGACCTGGCTCAAACCCTGGAACGCGGGTTGTTCGACGGGTTATTCATCGCCGATATCGTCGGTGTGTATGACGTGTACCAAAACAGCATCGAGGTGCCGCTCAAAGAATCGATCCAACTGCCGGTCAACGACCCGCTGCTGCTGGTCTCGGCCATGGCTGCCGTCACCCGAAACCTTGGCTTCGGCCTCACCGCCAACCTCACGTATGAGCCGCCGTACCTGTTCGCCCGGCGCATGTCCACGCTCGATCACCTGAGCCGGGGTCGGGTGGGCTGGAACATCGTCACCGGTTACCTCGACAGCGCCGCCAAGGCCATGGGCCTGACCGAGCAGGTCGAGCACGACCGGCGCTACGACCAGGCCGATGAATACTTGCAGGTGCTGTACAAACTCTGGGAAGGCAGCTGGGAAGACGACGCCGTTATCAACGATCCCGCGCAACGGGTCTATGCGCAGCCGGGCAAAGTGCACAAGGTCGAGCACCACGGCGAGTTCTATCAGGTGCAGGGTTATCACCTGTGCGAACCGTCGCCGCAGCGCACGCCGGTGCTGTTCCAGGCCGGCAGCTCGGACCGGGGCTTGCTGTTCGCCGGGCAGCATGCCGAGTGTGTGTTTATCAGCGGGCAGAACAAGGCGTCGACCAAGGTTCAGGTGGACAAGGTGCGGGCCAGCGCATTGGCGGCCGGGCGCAACCCGGACGACATCAAGGTGTTCATGGGGCTGAACGTGATCGTCGGCGCTACCGAGGAACTGGCCTGGGCCAAGCATGCGGAGTATCTGAGCTACGCCAGTGCCGAGGCCGGCGTGGCGCACTTTTCGGCGTCCACGGCGATAGATTTTTCCCAGTACGCGCTGAATGAACCGATCCAATACGTGAAGAGCAACGCGATCCAGTCGGCCACCCGGCACCTGCAAAACAACGACTGGACCCGGCGCAAGTTGCTGGAGCAGCACGCCTTGGGCGGCCGCTACATCACCCTGGTCGGCTCGCCCGAGCAGGTAGCGGATGAATTGGAATCCTGGATCAGCGAAACCGGCCTGGACGGCTTCAACCTCACGCGCATCGTGACCCCGGAAAGCTACGTGGATTTTATCGACCTGGTGGTGCCGGAGTTGCAACGCCGTGGGTCGTACAAGACCGCCTATGAGCCAGGCACCTTGCGTGAAAAAGTCTTCCACGCCGGCGCCCGCCTGCCCGAACAACACACCGGATCCACCTACCGACACTGA
- a CDS encoding SfnB family sulfur acquisition oxidoreductase — translation MPFSASVAVITSDEHALIVASDLAEDFRRDSAQRDRERRLPWPELDAFSRSGLWGISVPQAYGGAGVSNVTLAKVIALIAEADASLGQIPQNHFYALEVLRVNGSPAQQQRLYAEVLAGRRFGNALAELGTKTAHDRVTRISRDGDGFRISGRKFYATGALYAQRIPTSVVDEHGIQQLAFVPRDSEGLTVIDDWSGFGQRTTGSGSVVFDNVWVAAHDVVPFQSAFARPTTVGPLAQILHAAIDTGIARAAFEDALHFVRTKTRPWIDSGNDKATEDPLTLKSFGHLSIRLHAAEALLERSGEYLDRAQADPTADTVAAASIAVAEVRALSTEISLAAGSTLFELAGSQATLAEHGLDRHWRNARVHTLHDPVRWKYHAVGNYYLNDENPPLRGTL, via the coding sequence ATGCCTTTCTCTGCAAGCGTCGCGGTTATCACCAGCGATGAACACGCCCTTATTGTCGCCAGCGACCTGGCCGAAGACTTTCGTCGCGACAGCGCTCAGCGCGACCGCGAGCGCCGCCTGCCCTGGCCCGAACTGGATGCGTTTTCCCGTTCGGGCCTGTGGGGCATCAGCGTGCCGCAAGCCTACGGGGGTGCCGGCGTGTCCAACGTCACCCTGGCCAAGGTCATCGCGCTGATCGCCGAGGCCGACGCGTCCCTGGGCCAGATCCCGCAAAACCATTTCTATGCCCTGGAAGTCCTGCGCGTGAACGGCAGCCCGGCGCAGCAACAACGCCTGTACGCCGAAGTGCTCGCCGGCCGGCGCTTCGGCAACGCCCTGGCCGAACTGGGCACCAAGACCGCACACGATCGCGTCACCCGTATCAGCCGCGACGGCGATGGGTTTCGCATCAGCGGCCGCAAGTTCTACGCCACCGGCGCACTCTATGCCCAACGCATCCCCACCTCGGTGGTGGACGAACACGGCATCCAGCAACTGGCCTTCGTGCCGCGTGACAGTGAAGGCCTGACGGTCATCGACGACTGGAGCGGCTTCGGCCAGCGCACCACCGGCAGTGGCTCGGTGGTGTTCGACAACGTGTGGGTCGCCGCCCATGACGTAGTCCCTTTCCAGAGCGCCTTTGCACGCCCGACTACCGTCGGCCCGCTGGCACAGATCCTTCACGCCGCCATCGACACCGGCATCGCGCGCGCGGCCTTTGAAGATGCGCTGCACTTTGTGCGCACCAAGACCCGCCCGTGGATTGATTCCGGTAACGACAAGGCCACCGAAGACCCGCTGACCCTGAAGAGCTTCGGTCACTTGAGCATCCGCCTGCACGCCGCCGAGGCGCTGCTGGAGCGCTCCGGTGAATACCTCGACCGCGCCCAGGCCGACCCCACCGCCGATACCGTCGCTGCCGCGTCCATTGCCGTCGCCGAAGTCCGCGCCCTGAGCACCGAAATATCCCTGGCCGCCGGCAGCACCCTGTTCGAACTCGCCGGCAGCCAGGCGACCCTGGCCGAACACGGCCTGGACCGTCACTGGCGCAACGCGCGCGTGCACACCCTGCACGACCCGGTGCGCTGGAAGTACCACGCCGTCGGCAATTACTACCTCAACGACGAAAACCCGCCGCTGCGGGGGACCCTCTGA